A portion of the Lolium rigidum isolate FL_2022 chromosome 1, APGP_CSIRO_Lrig_0.1, whole genome shotgun sequence genome contains these proteins:
- the LOC124685425 gene encoding nicotianamine aminotransferase 1-like, giving the protein MENGTSRHGDDDVGETRPRWRFSRPSVGTQLTAAGSLSIRAVIGRLTSSVDPSSTRSVVHLAHGDPTASACFQTAPEAEDAVVDALRTREHNGYSRSSGEPHARSSVAEYLSRDLPYDLSPDDIYLTSGCVQAIEIMISALAQPGANILLPKPGFPLYEARTTFSNLEDRHFDLMPERGWEVDLESVKALADDNTVAIVIINPGNPCGSVYSHDHLAQIAETARELGILIIADEVYAHLAFGDRPFIPMGVFAKTAPVITLGSISKRWLVPGWRLGWIATCDPDGILKEAKVNQAIQSYANISTDPATFVQGAVPQIIANTKQEYFNKILDLLRNSSDLLFGKIKDIRGITCPHKPEGSMFVMVKLDLSCLDGFCDDIDFCCTLAKEESVLVMPGTALGMKNWARITFAIDLPSLEDSLERIKSFCDRHGKVEA; this is encoded by the exons ATGGAGAACGGCACTAGCCGCCACGGGGACGACGACGTGGGTGAGACCCGACCCCGGTGGCGCTTCTCCCGGCCGTCAGTGGGCACGCAGCTGACGGCCGCCGGCAGCCTGAGCATCCGCGCGGTGATCGGCCGTCTCACCTCTTCCGTCGACCCTTCCAGCACGCGCTCCGTCGTGCATCTCGCCCATGGCGACCCCACCGCCTCCGCCTGCTTCCAGACGGCGCCGGAAGCCGAGGACGCCGTCGTGGACGCGCTCCGGACCAGGGAGCACAACGGCTACTCCCGCAGCAGCGGCGAACCCCACGCGCGCAG TTCTGTTGCAGAGTACCTATCCCGAGATCTTCCCTACGACCTTTCACCAGATGATATTTACCTGACCTCCGGGTGCGTCCAGGCGATCGAGATCATGATCTCTGCTCTTGCCCAGCCCGGCGCTAACATCTTGCTTCCGAAACCTGGGTTTCCGTTGTACGAGGCGCGGACCACATTCAGCAATCTCGAGGATCGACATTTCGACCTCATGCCCGAGAGAGGCTGGGAGGTAGACCTCGAGTCCGTGAAGGCTCTTGCTGATGACAACACTGTTGCGATTGTCATAATCAACCCTGGTAACCCTTGTGGGAGCGTGTACTCGCATGATCATTTAGCCCAG ATTGCAGAAACTGCCAGAGAGCTTGGCATATTGATAATTGCTGATGAGGTATATGCCCATTTGGCATTTGGGGATAGGCCTTTCATACCCATGGGTGTTTTTGCCAAGACAGCCCCAGTGATCACCTTGGGATCTATATCTAAGAGATGGCTTGTGCCTGGTTGGCGACTTGGCTGGATCGCAACATGTGACCCGGATGGCATCTTAAAGGAAGCCAAG GTTAACCAAGCAATTCAGAGCTATGCCAATATCTCAACAGATCCTGCAACATTTGTTCAG GGAGCAGTCCCCCAAATTATTGCCAACACAAAGCAAGAGTACTTCAACAAAATTCTTGATCTGTTAAGGAACTCATCGGATTTATTGTTCGGTAAAATAAAGGACATCAGGGGCATTACATGTCCGCACAAACCGGAGGGATCAATGTTTGTGATG GTAAAGTTGGATCTCTCTTGCTTGGATGGCTTTTGCGATGATATAGATTTCTGCTGCACGCTGGCAAAAGAAGAATCTGTATTAGTTATGCCAG GTACTGCACTAGGAATGAAGAATTGGGCTCGCATCACTTTCGCCATTGACCTACCATCTCTTGAAGATAGCCTTGAAAGGATCAAATCTTTCTGCGACAGGCATGGTAAAGTGGAAGCCTAG